One window from the genome of candidate division KSB1 bacterium encodes:
- a CDS encoding heavy-metal-associated domain-containing protein, with translation MQNALKRLEGVQDVDVSLEDQNALIILKPGEILNPMILREAVEKANFSPRDIHIKATGEIVVIPVKDTAQVADLAFKMPDTGQIFLPVSPPPKKADKEKEQAEKIDLLPKLREAFKAGKKNFIISGRVKTNKENSLSLLVEEFEVTQKK, from the coding sequence GTGCAGAATGCCCTAAAACGCCTGGAAGGCGTTCAAGATGTGGATGTAAGTTTAGAAGATCAGAATGCTTTAATTATCTTAAAACCAGGAGAAATTCTCAACCCGATGATACTTAGAGAAGCAGTGGAAAAAGCAAATTTCTCACCGCGGGATATTCATATTAAAGCCACCGGTGAGATTGTTGTCATCCCTGTGAAGGATACTGCCCAGGTTGCAGATTTAGCTTTTAAAATGCCCGATACCGGGCAGATATTCTTGCCGGTTTCACCGCCACCCAAAAAGGCGGACAAAGAAAAAGAACAAGCTGAAAAGATCGATTTGTTGCCCAAATTACGAGAGGCATTTAAGGCGGGTAAAAAGAATTTTATCATTTCAGGCCGGGTTAAAACTAACAAAGAAAACTCTTTGAGCCTTTTGGTAGAAGAGTTTGAAGTGACGCAAAAAAAATGA
- a CDS encoding heavy-metal-associated domain-containing protein, which produces MKRNFILAFVLLPLLAVFGCSSKNAELELTAKVDNISTKVITCDVEGMTCTGCEVNVKMAVNKIDGVIEVKASFADGTAEVTVDPEKVSEQDVIDAINKMGYKAKKADSGG; this is translated from the coding sequence ATGAAACGGAATTTTATATTGGCATTTGTATTGCTCCCATTGTTAGCAGTATTCGGCTGCTCGAGTAAAAACGCCGAACTGGAGCTGACTGCAAAGGTTGATAACATCTCGACAAAAGTTATTACTTGTGACGTGGAAGGTATGACATGCACAGGCTGCGAAGTCAATGTAAAAATGGCAGTCAATAAGATCGATGGTGTAATAGAAGTCAAAGCCAGTTTTGCTGATGGCACAGCTGAAGTGACGGTAGATCCTGAAAAAGTGAGTGAGCAGGATGTAATTGACGCTATCAATAAAATGGGTTACAAGGCGAAAAAAGCTGATTCCGGAGGCTGA
- a CDS encoding transporter — MIEQCRKLLMSFVVLSLLLPLQKVFSQGPPIHTDTPIMLGLEGGGIRTFAKFVRKATLLQDGEEITDDMNRRITIRITPVAIPYNLFSDRFQLGVILPFMDISLKTRTQDVSSSGIGDVRFFAKYLVYQFDRKQETVRLASKVGVKLASGDEEKAPALGSGSTGYFFSSVLGWVKGRTGVYLEGIYNLNTSRDQVDFGNSFSYNLAFGYRLLPVVYEIYPSPQLNAYLEINGTTANKNKINDQSVDNSGGTTIFLSPGLQYVGGRRWLIEASFQYPIINEPNGIQLATDWSLSLGTRILLF, encoded by the coding sequence TTGATAGAACAATGCCGCAAATTATTAATGAGTTTTGTAGTTTTATCATTATTGCTTCCATTGCAAAAAGTCTTCAGCCAGGGTCCCCCCATTCATACCGATACTCCAATTATGCTTGGCTTGGAGGGCGGTGGAATTCGCACATTTGCAAAATTCGTTCGTAAGGCAACTCTTTTACAGGATGGCGAAGAAATTACCGATGATATGAACCGTCGTATCACTATTCGAATTACGCCGGTCGCCATCCCTTACAATTTGTTCAGCGATAGATTTCAGCTGGGTGTTATTCTCCCATTCATGGACATCAGTCTAAAAACGCGTACGCAGGATGTTTCCAGTAGCGGTATAGGCGACGTGCGTTTCTTTGCCAAGTACCTGGTCTATCAGTTCGACCGTAAACAAGAAACAGTTCGTCTAGCCTCGAAAGTTGGGGTTAAATTGGCTTCAGGTGATGAAGAAAAAGCTCCGGCATTGGGCTCCGGGTCGACAGGCTATTTCTTTTCCAGTGTTTTAGGGTGGGTTAAAGGCCGGACTGGTGTCTATCTGGAAGGTATTTACAATCTGAACACTTCTCGAGATCAGGTCGATTTCGGTAACAGCTTTTCATATAATCTGGCTTTTGGCTACAGGCTGTTACCCGTCGTTTATGAGATTTATCCATCGCCCCAGCTAAACGCCTATCTGGAAATCAATGGCACGACGGCCAATAAGAATAAAATAAACGACCAAAGTGTAGACAACTCTGGTGGCACGACAATCTTTCTATCACCAGGCCTGCAATACGTCGGCGGTCGGCGTTGGTTGATTGAAGCGTCGTTCCAATATCCTATCATTAACGAACCTAACGGTATCCAGTTGGCTACCGATTGGAGTCTTTCGCTGGGAACCCGAATTTTGCTATTTTGA